A window of the Actinobacillus genomosp. 1 genome harbors these coding sequences:
- the tehA gene encoding dicarboxylate transporter/tellurite-resistance protein TehA produces the protein MIKAVFPIPVSYLGMVLGLAGIGLAWRYAASILAIPHLIGESVLAIATLIWASLIVIYGYKWFSYPQLAKAESDHPIMGCFVSLTMITSLLISLAVQPYSLFISRILLVAGIIGQIGFAMLRIGKLWQGNHPTESTTPVLYLPLVAANFVSANVLGMSGQNELGMLFLGAGVFSWLCLEPAIQQRLRNLEPVSPAVRPVFGIQFAPAFVCCSAYFSLNGGKIDGFVYLLIGYGLLQFLLLAKLLPWIMQNGISMGLWSFSFGSASMAGVGLHFYYELSDKPIAMLGIAMFILGSAAILALVLMTLRLITTNRFLLK, from the coding sequence ATGATAAAAGCAGTATTTCCCATTCCGGTAAGTTATTTAGGAATGGTTCTCGGGCTTGCCGGAATCGGTTTAGCATGGCGTTATGCGGCAAGCATTTTAGCGATCCCTCATCTTATCGGCGAATCCGTTTTAGCAATCGCCACTTTGATTTGGGCGAGTTTAATCGTGATCTATGGCTATAAATGGTTTAGCTATCCGCAATTAGCCAAAGCGGAATCGGATCATCCGATTATGGGTTGTTTTGTCAGTTTAACAATGATTACGTCGTTGCTCATTAGCCTTGCCGTTCAACCGTATAGCCTGTTCATCAGCCGTATTTTATTAGTTGCAGGAATTATTGGTCAGATAGGTTTTGCGATGTTACGTATCGGTAAATTATGGCAAGGCAATCATCCGACCGAATCAACTACGCCGGTATTGTATTTACCGCTAGTCGCAGCGAATTTTGTCAGTGCCAATGTTTTAGGTATGTCGGGGCAGAATGAACTCGGTATGCTTTTCCTCGGTGCCGGTGTATTTTCGTGGCTCTGTTTAGAACCGGCGATACAGCAACGTTTACGTAATTTAGAACCCGTTTCGCCGGCAGTTCGTCCGGTATTCGGTATTCAGTTCGCACCGGCTTTCGTCTGTTGTTCGGCTTACTTTAGTTTGAACGGCGGCAAAATAGACGGTTTTGTTTATTTGCTTATCGGTTATGGGCTTTTACAATTCTTATTATTGGCCAAATTATTGCCGTGGATTATGCAAAACGGCATATCCATGGGACTTTGGTCTTTCTCATTCGGCTCCGCCTCAATGGCAGGTGTTGGACTCCATTTCTACTACGAACTGTCTGATAAGCCGATAGCAATGCTTGGCATTGCAATGTTTATACTCGGCTCGGCAGCGATTTTAGCATTAGTCTTAATGACGCTACGCTTAATCACCACAAACCGATTTTTACTCAAATAG
- the hxpB gene encoding hexitol phosphatase HxpB has protein sequence MKKAFIFDMDGVLIDSEPLWQQTELDLLHGYGIPITEQELARTRGMPSVPVLRYASELYQKPLDIEKVAQELLDLAISNILKAKPLMQGVTETLELLARHDIKIAIASASPRYMLDNIVKSCGIADYFSYIASGAELPYSKPHPAVYLQAAKGLGIDPVECIGIEDSKPGMISVKAASMSCIVIPNELDFHENYWALADFKLAKMYEINPQFLARL, from the coding sequence ATGAAAAAAGCATTTATTTTTGATATGGACGGAGTGTTGATTGACTCTGAGCCTTTATGGCAACAAACGGAACTGGATCTTTTACACGGCTACGGTATTCCTATTACCGAACAGGAATTGGCTCGTACGCGCGGTATGCCGTCCGTACCGGTATTACGTTATGCTAGTGAGTTATACCAGAAACCGTTAGATATTGAAAAAGTTGCGCAAGAATTATTGGATTTGGCAATCAGTAATATTCTAAAAGCAAAGCCGTTAATGCAGGGAGTAACAGAAACCTTAGAATTACTTGCACGACATGATATAAAAATTGCGATTGCCTCCGCTTCGCCCCGTTATATGTTGGATAATATCGTGAAAAGTTGCGGTATTGCCGATTATTTTAGCTATATCGCCTCCGGTGCGGAACTGCCGTATAGCAAACCGCATCCGGCGGTTTATTTACAAGCGGCGAAAGGTTTGGGTATTGATCCTGTCGAATGTATTGGCATTGAAGATTCTAAACCGGGTATGATTTCGGTGAAAGCTGCTTCGATGAGCTGTATTGTGATTCCTAATGAATTAGATTTTCACGAAAATTATTGGGCGTTAGCTGATTTCAAATTAGCTAAAATGTATGAAATCAATCCGCAGTTTTTAGCCCGGTTGTAA